The DNA sequence GAGCTTTTCACTTTCGGCCCCCATAAGCTCCAAGGTCTGCATATCCTGCGCGGCGGCAAGCATAGCCTTGCCTGTCACCGTTTTGGAGATAAACAGCTGCAAAATCACCATAATCACAATGGTTGCAGCCAAAATTGTCATATGAATGGAGCTGATCGCCAGTGTGCTTCCCCCCATAGAAAAGAGAGAGAGCATTTTATAATCCAAAATACCCGGATATGCCCGAGGGTCCGGTGTAAAAGCGGCTGTTGCCGAATACCGGAGGAAGGTGGAAAGCCCCAGAGCTGTAATAAACCCGGCGGTGAGCATTTTTCTTTTCTTGCGCAATGGCCTATAGCCAAGATGATCAATGAGCATAGCCAGAACAGCCCCCACAGCCATTGCAATAATCAGCGCAGGAAGCAGCGGCATCCCCGCCATACATAAAAAGTAACCGACATAAGCGCCCAGCATATAAACCTCACCGTGTGTCCAGTTCATGACACCCACAATTCCGAACACTGTTGTCCAACCAATGGCGATCAGTGAGTAAATTCCGCCTTGCGCCAGTCCGTTTATGACCTGCTGCAACAATTCCATTGCCGATACCTCCAGCCTATGATGTTATCTTTGCTTTTTCTTTGAACCTTATATTCCCGCACAGCCTGCCCGGCGGTTCCCTTGGAGCAGGCTATACCGGAATACCCTCTTTGTTTATTCAGCCATTACAAAGCTTTTGTCTTTGATTGTCAATGTCAGATAATCCCGAACCCAGTCATTGTCCTCATTA is a window from the Oscillospiraceae bacterium MB08-C2-2 genome containing:
- a CDS encoding branched-chain amino acid ABC transporter permease, which codes for MELLQQVINGLAQGGIYSLIAIGWTTVFGIVGVMNWTHGEVYMLGAYVGYFLCMAGMPLLPALIIAMAVGAVLAMLIDHLGYRPLRKKRKMLTAGFITALGLSTFLRYSATAAFTPDPRAYPGILDYKMLSLFSMGGSTLAISSIHMTILAATIVIMVILQLFISKTVTGKAMLAAAQDMQTLELMGAESEKLIKVTFAISGALGAAAGVFVGIIYSVNPMMGALAGLKGWSVAILGGIGSITGSLVGGLILGIAESLTAGFISTGYKDAIGFTIMIAVLLIKPTGLMGFRFEEKV